A genomic region of Nyctibius grandis isolate bNycGra1 chromosome 34, bNycGra1.pri, whole genome shotgun sequence contains the following coding sequences:
- the LOC137675533 gene encoding olfactory receptor 14C36-like, giving the protein MSNSSSITQFLLLAFADTRELQLLHFWLFLGIYLIVFLGNGLIITAIACDYCLHTPMYFFLFNLSILDPGSISTTVPISIANSLWDTRTISYSGCSAQVFFFSFFLSAELYLLTVMAYDRYVAICKPLHYGTLLGTRACVHMAAAAWGSGFLNALLHTANTFSLPLCRGNAVDQFFCEIPHILKLSCPQSDLREVGLVMFSAFVFCCCFVFIVLSYVQIFRAVLRIPSEQGRHKAFSTCLPHLAVVSLFISTGMFTYLKPPSISSPSLDLVVAVLYSVVPPAVNPLIYSMRNQELKESIRKVISRIVLNSGKFFIALQE; this is encoded by the coding sequence atgtccaacagcagctccatcacccagttcctcctcctggcatttgcagacacgcgggagctgcagctcttgcacttctggctcttcctgggcatctacctgATTGTCTTCCTGGGCAACGGCCTCATCATCACCGCAATAGCCTGCGACTACTGCCTCCACACacccatgtacttcttcctctttAATCTCTCAATTCTTGACCCTGGCTCCATCTCCACGACTGTCCCCATATCCATAGCCAATTCCCTCTGGGACACCAGGACCATTTCCTACTCAGGATGTTCTgcccaggtttttttcttttcgttttttttgtcagcagaATTGTATCTTCTTACTGTCATGGCCTACGACCGCTacgttgccatctgcaaacccctgcactatgGGACCCTCCTGGGAAccagagcttgtgtccacatggcagcggctgcctggggcagtgggTTTCTcaatgctctgctgcacactgccaatacattttcactgcCCCTCTGCCGAGGCAATGCtgtggaccagttcttctgtgaaatcccccacatcctcaagctctcctgcccACAGTCCGACCTCAGGGAAGTTGGACTTGTCATGTTTagtgcttttgtattttgctgttgttttgttttcattgtgctgtcctatgtgcagatcttcagggctgtgctgaggatcccctctgagcagggacgccacaaagccttttccacgtgcctcccACACCTCGCCGTGGTCTCCCTGTTTATCAGCACTGGTATGTTTACCTACTTGAAGCCTCCATCCATctcgtccccatccctggatcTGGTGGTGGCAGTTCTGTATTCTgtggtgcctccagcagtgaaccccctcatctacagtATGAGGAACCAGGAGCTCAAGGAGTCCATCAGGAAAGTTATTTCAAGGATAGTTCTCAATAGTGGTAAATTTTTCATTGCTCTTCAGGAATGA
- the LOC137675517 gene encoding olfactory receptor 6E1-like, translated as MLNCTTVTLFLLLGFPSLHYQECLIAIAFLASYLVILAGNLMIIFLILSERDLYTPMYFFLCNFSLLEIFIATFIIPKAVGSLLTGSKAISYSACLTQCYFYYFLGSIEFLLLAVISYDRYVAICYPLQYPMLMNSQLCLQLLLGSWTAGFLVTIIPIILVARLPFCNANHIDHFFCDSVLLIKLSCAETQIVELITFMASSIILLGSLGMTALSYLYIINTILRLPSASSRHKAFSTCSSHFTIVILGYGSCIFMYVQTSNHHISYNKAVALLNTVVTPLMSPFIFSLRNQQMKDALKASLKRSTITSSRQLPF; from the coding sequence ATGTTGAACTGTACGACGGTTACACTGTTCCTCCTCTTGggcttcccctccctccactATCAGGAGTGCCTAATAGCAATCGCTTTCCTGGCTTCATACCTGGTGATCTTAGCTGGAAACCTGATGAtaattttcctcattctttctGAAAGAGACCTCTACACACCCATgtactttttcctctgtaactTCTCCTTGTTGGAAATCTTCATTGCAACATTCATCATACCCAAAGCAGTAGGGAGCTTGCTGACGGGCAGCAAGGCCATCTCCTACTCAGCTTGCTTAACTCAGTGCTACTTCTACTACTTCTTGGGCTCCATCGAGTTTCTCCTTCTGGCTGTCATTTCCTATGACCGTTACGTGGCCATATGTTACCCTCTTCAGTACCCCATGCTCATGAACAGTCAACTttgccttcagctgctgttgGGCTCATGGACTGCAGGCTTCCTGGTCACCATTATCCCCATCATCCTGGTTGCCCGGCTGCCCTTCTGCAATGCCAATCATATTGACCACTTCTTCTGTGACAGCGTGCTTTTGATCAAGTTGTCCTGTGCAGAAACACAGATTGTGGAGCTGATCACCTTCATGGCCTCCTCCATCATCCTCCTCGGCTCACTGGGCATGACAGCACTGTCCTACCTATACATCATTAACACCATACTTAGGTTGCCCTCAGCTTCCTCACGGCACAAGGCATTCTCTACTTGCTCCTCTCATTTCACCATTGTCATCTTGGGCTATGGTAGTTGCATCTTCATGTATGTCCAGACTTCAAATCACCACATTTCCTATAACAAGGCAGTGGCCCTTCTCAACACAGTGGTAACTCCTCTGATGAGCCCCTTTATCTTCAGCCTGAGGAACCAGCAGATGAAAGATGCCCTCAAGGCCAGCTTAAAGAGAAGCACGATAACCTCCAGTAGACAGCTGCCTTTCTGA
- the LOC137675519 gene encoding olfactory receptor 14C36-like — translation MSNSSSITQFLLLAFADTRELQLLHFWLFLGIYMVVFLGNGLIITAIACDYCLHTPMYFFLFNLSILDPGSISTTVPISIANSLWDTRTISYSGCSAQVFFFSFFLSAELYLLTIMAYDRYVAICKPLHYGTLLGTRACVHMAAAAWGSGFLTAVLHTANTFSLPLCRGNAVDQFFCEIPHILKLSCPQSDLREVGLVMFSAFLFCCCFFFIVLSYVQIFRAVLRIPSEQGRHKAFSTCLPHLAVVSLFISTGMFTYLKPPSISSPSLDLVVAVLYSVVPPAVNPLIYSMRNQELKESIRKVISRIVLNSGKFFIALQE, via the coding sequence atgtccaacagcagctccatcacccagttcctcctcctggcattcGCAGACAcgcgggagctgcagctcttgcacttctggctcttcctgggcatctacaTGGTTGTCTTCCTGGGCAACGGCCTCATCATCACCGCTATAGCCTGTGACTACTGCCTCCACACacccatgtacttcttcctctttAATCTCTCAATTCTTGACCCTGGCTCCATCTCCACGACTGTCCCCATATCCATAGCCAATTCCCTCTGGGACACCAGGACCATTTCCTACTCAGGATGTTctgcacaggtttttttcttttcgttttttttgtcagcagaATTGTATCTTCTCACCATCATGGCCTATGACCGCTacgttgccatctgcaaacccctgcattACGGGACCCTCCTGGGAAccagagcttgtgtccacatggcagcggctgcctggggcagtgggtttctcactgctgtgctgcacacggccaatacattttcactaccccTCTGCCGAGGCAATGCtgtggaccagttcttctgtgaaatcccccacatcctcaagctctcctgcccACAGTCCGACCTCAGGGAAGTTGGACTTGTCATGTTTAGtgcttttctattttgctgttgtttttttttcattgtgctgtcctatgtgcagatcttcagggccgtgctgaggatcccctctgagcagggacgccacaaagccttttccacgtgcctcccACACCTCGCCGTGGTCTCCCTGTTTATCAGCACTGGTATGTTTACCTACTTGAAGCCTCCATCCATctcgtccccatccctggatcTGGTGGTGGCAGTTCTGTATTCTgtggtgcctccagcagtgaaccccctcatctacagcatgaggaaccagGAGCTCAAGGAGTCCATCAGGAAAGTTATTTCAAGGATAGTTCTCAATAGTGGTAAATTTTTCATTGCTCTTCAGGAATGA